In Cloacibacterium caeni, a single window of DNA contains:
- a CDS encoding FG-GAP-like repeat-containing protein, which yields MSKIYSFVFLYFIISVNAQVTFKKNTIIESGQAPNVTLVCDLDNDGYNDVIVGKNTSSNLVWFKNLDGKGNFSSSKSINNESDGISYIKTIDIDKDGDLDIFALKEVSATIYRIIFLEHLDGKGTFGSPKFIGNYYIYGTPVFFDVDKDGDDDLCYSYYKTSSNYTVYFVWAENTDGKGTFTKEHLITSSEAPSKFSAIDLDQDNDLDILTNDSDIYINSGTGIFTRTYDGSSSYSLLSSIGDFDNDGDLDTANFKTLGYSNNTIRIIYNNGIGGISTKTVFNLGTQQAISLLNMDVDEDGKIDIIVFTFNEVFWIKNLGNSTFSSKRLITTEINNSTLGSGGTKTNNQNLSYGDLDGDNKLDLVTVSNYDQRVRWYKKNNEEFIKQDYLIYTIAPVYDYQILDFDKDGDADFSLFSFYDFILRINNNSLGQFEFPKKISPFITNESTNGNDKFHYDDIDYDGDIDILFTKQTANFPNKTNEIVWLENIDDLNLKYTEHSIFTETNVSSSIYNIQNLVFNDFDGDNISDILVNYSLDNKNTFYLLKNDGKANFNKSILNIKANTFKIFDYDNDNDLDIISNQSYNTFFYKNIDGKGNFVLDNTRADIKEITNFIDLDNDNDLDIIYFDNSYKLSWFENTDGKGNYSLQKSINFPKSFFSSDKLFFTDIDNDNDLDIFITNYDNNLLKLYTNIGNNIFDNGNIISSNFYSNSLDFIDIDNDGKKDIFAKNIYNFNQEIAWFQNLGKTLNTSDIKNEISIYPNPFKDYIKINLNNIKLIKLIDILGNEIRYSNENFINTQNILPGNYFLIIIDRNGKTYYKKLIKF from the coding sequence ATGTCAAAAATTTACTCATTCGTTTTCTTATACTTTATTATTTCAGTTAATGCACAAGTTACTTTCAAGAAAAACACTATCATTGAAAGTGGACAGGCTCCAAATGTAACTTTAGTTTGTGATTTAGACAATGATGGATATAATGATGTAATTGTAGGCAAAAACACATCTTCAAATCTAGTATGGTTTAAAAATTTAGATGGAAAAGGTAATTTCAGTTCATCAAAGTCTATAAATAATGAATCCGACGGAATTTCATACATTAAAACAATTGACATTGACAAGGATGGGGATTTAGACATTTTTGCTTTAAAAGAAGTATCTGCAACAATATACAGAATAATATTTCTTGAACATCTTGATGGTAAAGGTACATTTGGTTCTCCAAAATTTATAGGTAATTATTATATTTATGGAACTCCTGTTTTTTTTGATGTTGATAAAGATGGAGATGATGATTTGTGCTATTCATATTATAAAACTTCCTCTAATTATACTGTATATTTTGTTTGGGCAGAAAACACTGATGGAAAAGGAACATTTACCAAAGAACATTTGATTACTAGCAGTGAAGCTCCATCAAAATTTTCAGCCATTGATTTAGATCAAGACAATGATTTAGATATACTTACAAATGACTCTGATATTTATATCAATTCAGGAACAGGAATATTTACTAGAACTTACGATGGTAGTTCTTCATATTCTCTATTATCCTCTATTGGAGATTTTGATAATGATGGTGATTTAGACACAGCAAATTTTAAAACATTAGGTTACTCTAATAATACAATTAGAATAATTTACAACAATGGCATTGGAGGAATATCTACTAAAACAGTTTTTAACCTTGGCACTCAACAAGCTATATCACTTCTAAATATGGATGTAGATGAAGACGGCAAAATTGATATTATTGTTTTCACTTTTAATGAAGTATTTTGGATTAAAAATTTAGGTAATAGTACATTTAGTAGTAAAAGATTAATAACTACAGAAATTAATAACTCTACTCTTGGTTCTGGTGGTACAAAAACAAATAATCAAAATTTAAGTTACGGTGATTTAGATGGTGACAATAAATTAGATTTAGTTACCGTTTCTAATTATGATCAAAGAGTTCGTTGGTATAAAAAAAATAATGAAGAATTTATCAAGCAAGATTATTTAATATATACAATAGCTCCTGTATATGATTATCAAATTTTAGATTTTGATAAAGATGGAGACGCAGATTTTTCATTATTTTCTTTTTACGATTTTATTTTAAGAATTAATAACAATAGTCTAGGTCAATTTGAATTTCCAAAAAAAATATCACCTTTTATTACTAACGAAAGCACCAATGGAAATGATAAATTTCACTATGATGACATTGACTATGATGGAGATATAGATATTCTTTTTACAAAACAGACTGCAAATTTTCCAAACAAAACCAATGAAATAGTTTGGCTAGAAAATATTGATGATCTTAATTTAAAATACACTGAACATTCAATATTTACAGAAACAAATGTCTCTTCATCAATATATAATATTCAAAATTTAGTTTTTAATGATTTTGATGGAGATAATATATCAGACATATTAGTTAATTATTCTCTTGATAATAAAAATACTTTTTATTTATTAAAAAATGATGGAAAAGCTAATTTCAACAAATCAATTTTAAACATAAAAGCCAATACATTTAAAATATTTGATTATGACAATGATAATGATTTAGACATTATTTCAAATCAATCTTACAACACTTTTTTCTATAAAAATATCGATGGCAAGGGTAATTTTGTATTGGATAATACAAGAGCAGACATAAAAGAAATAACAAATTTTATTGATTTGGACAATGACAATGATTTAGATATAATATATTTTGATAATTCTTACAAATTAAGCTGGTTTGAAAATACAGACGGTAAAGGTAATTATTCCTTACAAAAATCTATAAATTTTCCTAAATCCTTTTTCTCCTCAGATAAATTATTTTTTACGGATATAGATAATGATAATGATTTAGACATTTTTATTACAAATTATGACAATAACTTGTTAAAACTTTATACTAATATAGGAAATAATATTTTTGATAACGGCAACATTATATCTTCAAATTTCTATTCTAACAGTTTAGACTTTATTGACATTGACAATGATGGCAAAAAAGATATTTTCGCAAAAAATATATACAATTTTAATCAAGAAATAGCATGGTTTCAAAACTTAGGAAAAACCTTAAATACATCAGATATAAAAAACGAAATATCTATATACCCAAATCCGTTTAAAGATTACATTAAAATCAATTTAAACAATATTAAATTAATAAAATTAATTGACATTTTAGGAAATGAAATAAGATATTCAAATGAAAATTTTATAAATACACAGAATATTTTACCTGGTAATTACTTCCTAATTATAATTGACAGAAACGGAAAAACATATTATAAAAAATTAATTAAATTTTAA
- the queD gene encoding 6-carboxytetrahydropterin synthase QueD, translating to MIRITKIFTFETAHVLYNYDGKCKNMHGHSYKLFVTVKGTPINDINNVKNGMVVDFGDIKKIVKEEIVDVWDHAVLLNALTPHKELGEDLAQKGHKVIECNYQPTCENMLYEIAEKIKNKLPSHVQLAYLKLHETENSYGEWFAEENS from the coding sequence ATGATACGCATTACCAAAATTTTCACCTTCGAGACGGCGCATGTTTTGTATAACTACGACGGCAAATGCAAAAATATGCACGGACATTCTTACAAACTTTTTGTGACCGTAAAAGGAACTCCAATTAATGACATCAATAACGTGAAAAACGGAATGGTGGTCGATTTTGGAGATATCAAAAAAATTGTAAAAGAAGAAATTGTAGATGTATGGGATCATGCTGTTTTGCTAAATGCACTTACTCCGCACAAAGAATTGGGAGAAGATTTGGCTCAAAAAGGACATAAAGTAATAGAGTGCAATTATCAACCAACTTGTGAAAATATGCTCTACGAAATTGCCGAAAAAATTAAAAATAAATTGCCTTCTCACGTTCAATTGGCATATCTGAAACTCCACGAAACCGAAAATTCTTACGGAGAATGGTTTGCGGAAGAAAATTCTTAA
- a CDS encoding UDP-2,3-diacylglucosamine diphosphatase encodes MKIELQPDKKIYFASDQHFGAPTPELSKPREAKFLAWLDEIKQDAQVLFLMGDLFDFWHEWKYVVPKGYVRILGKLAELKDSGIDIYFFVGNHDLWMKDYLEEEIGIPVFFEKQYYEVSGKNFLLAHGDGLGPGDKGYKRMKKLFTNPIAQWFFKWLHPDIAMKIAIYFSTKNKMISGVEDMKFLGEDKEFLILYSKEKLKSENLDYFVYGHRHLPMIIDLKVDGKEAKHVNLGDWISYFTYGVFDGEEFKILKHGDTVNAQSTQE; translated from the coding sequence ATGAAAATCGAATTACAGCCTGATAAAAAAATCTACTTCGCTTCTGACCAGCATTTTGGTGCGCCAACTCCAGAGTTGAGTAAGCCAAGAGAAGCTAAATTTTTAGCATGGTTAGACGAAATAAAACAAGATGCGCAAGTTCTGTTTTTAATGGGCGATTTGTTTGATTTTTGGCACGAATGGAAATATGTAGTTCCGAAAGGTTATGTAAGAATTTTAGGAAAATTAGCAGAATTGAAAGACAGTGGAATTGACATTTATTTCTTCGTGGGTAACCATGATTTGTGGATGAAAGATTATCTGGAAGAAGAAATTGGGATTCCAGTTTTTTTCGAAAAACAATATTATGAAGTTTCTGGGAAAAACTTTCTTTTAGCTCATGGTGACGGACTTGGACCAGGTGATAAAGGTTACAAGAGAATGAAAAAACTCTTTACTAATCCTATTGCGCAATGGTTTTTTAAGTGGCTTCATCCTGATATTGCGATGAAAATTGCGATTTATTTTTCTACCAAAAATAAGATGATTAGTGGAGTAGAAGACATGAAGTTTTTAGGCGAGGATAAAGAATTTCTTATCCTATATTCTAAAGAAAAATTGAAGTCTGAAAATTTAGATTACTTCGTATATGGTCATCGTCATTTGCCTATGATTATAGATTTGAAAGTTGATGGGAAGGAAGCGAAACATGTGAATCTGGGTGATTGGATTTCGTATTTTACGTATGGTGTTTTTGATGGAGAGGAATTTAAAATATTGAAACACGGAGACACAGTGAATGCACAGAGCACACAGGAATAA
- a CDS encoding acyl transferase encodes MFKNIFNIKSEADFQAACLETFLYQYENVEVYQKFVDFLGKNPSEIKEIKDIPFLPIEMFKNHLVLDKVFVNFVRKPSVYAQTDKPLSYFQSSGTTQIQTRSKHYIADFNLYEESIYKSFEQFIGKPEDYIFLGLLPNYSENPHSSLIYMVDFLMKKSGKPENGYFLYNHQELFELLQKLGKENRKVILFGVSFALLDFLDYCHSERSEESVSIRSEYLTVIETGGMKGRKEEMTKDELLKILQKGFGTDKIFSEYSMTELLSQAYSLGENIYETPNWMRVLIRNTEDPFSYMEAGRTGAINIIDLANRHSCSFIATQDLGKIVNDFEILRYAQNDKHAFQVLGRIDHSDIRGCSLLVS; translated from the coding sequence GTGTTTAAAAATATTTTTAATATAAAATCTGAAGCAGATTTCCAAGCGGCATGTTTGGAAACGTTTCTCTATCAGTACGAAAATGTAGAAGTTTACCAAAAATTTGTAGATTTTTTGGGTAAAAACCCTTCGGAAATTAAAGAAATAAAAGATATTCCGTTTTTACCAATCGAAATGTTTAAAAACCATTTGGTATTAGACAAAGTTTTCGTGAACTTCGTTCGTAAACCTTCGGTTTATGCTCAGACTGACAAACCTTTAAGTTATTTTCAAAGTTCGGGAACTACGCAAATTCAGACGCGTTCTAAACATTATATTGCAGATTTTAACCTTTACGAAGAAAGTATTTATAAGAGTTTTGAGCAATTTATAGGGAAACCAGAAGATTATATTTTCTTAGGTTTATTGCCTAATTATTCAGAAAATCCGCATTCTTCATTGATTTATATGGTAGATTTTTTGATGAAAAAGTCTGGAAAGCCAGAAAACGGATATTTTCTCTATAATCACCAAGAATTGTTTGAACTTTTACAGAAATTAGGTAAAGAAAATAGAAAAGTAATTCTTTTCGGTGTTTCTTTTGCCTTATTAGATTTTTTAGATTATTGTCATTCTGAACGAAGTGAAGAATCTGTTTCAATTCGTTCGGAATACCTCACAGTCATAGAAACGGGTGGAATGAAAGGTAGAAAAGAAGAAATGACCAAAGATGAACTTTTGAAAATTCTACAAAAAGGTTTCGGGACAGATAAAATTTTCTCTGAATATTCGATGACAGAACTCCTTTCTCAGGCGTATTCTCTAGGCGAAAATATTTACGAAACGCCCAACTGGATGCGTGTTCTAATCAGAAATACCGAAGATCCGTTTTCTTATATGGAAGCAGGGAGAACTGGCGCCATTAACATCATAGACTTGGCGAATAGACATTCTTGCAGCTTTATTGCGACACAAGATTTGGGCAAAATTGTAAATGATTTTGAGATTCTTCGCTATGCTCAGAATGACAAACATGCGTTTCAGGTTTTGGGAAGAATTGACCATTCTGATATTCGCGGTTGCAGTTTATTGGTTTCATAA
- a CDS encoding chitobiase/beta-hexosaminidase C-terminal domain-containing protein, protein MKHRFTLLLVLLLSVISVKGQDYLDDIMFQSFGWDEYSQSRHTSEGGFYEYYNSRAGNLKAMGFDMIWLPPPSASTGGVGYFPTEWFNFSQTSWGSEAQLKKMLANMNARGLYPIADVVVNHRSGTKNWTDFTNPTWGCETICSNDDAANPANVYTGCRPFGAADTGEEFPGSRDLDHTNLTVQNGVKDFLSRLKALGFKGWRWDVAKGFSASYFGNYINDSKPYYSVGEFWDGNVNALKNWINGTYSGGATISGAFDFSLYYTLSKIIQENPTNQYSTLNSSGSMAGLAGQIGFSEKAVTFVDNHDTFVKGSAFLGSNIPKAYAYILTHPGIPCVFAPHYYGGTYAKDGVTRNYGTGYASEINKLMAIRKTTGINAYSHITIDKAEVGLYAAYIKKNASDTEPVVAVKIGPYSWTPSLGTGWILSASGADYAVWTKTAINVAPIITITPSSSKNVSGTNVTVTISASDDSENAPTIRYTLDGSEPTVSSPLYSSSFTVNSNTTVKAVAFDNLGLSSGVVERAYTFETLRNIVVRFKPPTTTPNWPSPKIYYWNYSPSNALPAATWGTPINMTADVDNPGWFKYTFPNVSQVSFLFRDGSSTGTLGVTKTGDIVNVTQDSWYEWDPTNSLFVKQVSLSTDDLAVNAKKVTLEILQNPALNGVIRVRYSNAKGGNLYLYDLSGKMLKTQKVSANSGDDTISVSNLQSGNYLLMLKSDQGMSVSKVIIK, encoded by the coding sequence ATGAAACATAGATTTACTTTATTGCTGGTACTCTTATTATCTGTAATTTCCGTAAAAGGACAAGATTATTTAGATGATATTATGTTCCAGTCTTTTGGTTGGGATGAATACTCTCAGTCAAGACACACCAGTGAAGGTGGCTTTTACGAATATTATAACTCAAGAGCCGGAAATTTAAAGGCGATGGGTTTTGATATGATTTGGTTGCCACCACCAAGTGCTTCAACAGGAGGTGTAGGTTATTTTCCTACAGAATGGTTCAATTTTTCTCAAACTTCTTGGGGTTCTGAAGCTCAATTAAAAAAAATGCTTGCTAATATGAATGCAAGAGGTCTTTATCCTATTGCAGATGTTGTAGTTAATCACAGAAGTGGTACAAAAAATTGGACGGATTTTACCAATCCTACTTGGGGGTGTGAAACGATTTGTAGTAATGATGATGCTGCAAATCCTGCTAATGTTTATACAGGATGCAGACCTTTTGGAGCTGCTGACACTGGTGAAGAGTTTCCAGGTTCTAGAGATTTAGACCATACTAATCTTACCGTTCAAAACGGAGTAAAAGATTTTTTGTCTAGATTAAAAGCTTTAGGTTTTAAAGGATGGAGATGGGATGTAGCGAAAGGTTTTTCAGCTTCATATTTTGGGAACTATATCAATGATAGTAAGCCATATTATTCTGTAGGTGAGTTTTGGGATGGAAATGTAAATGCTTTGAAAAATTGGATTAACGGTACTTATTCTGGCGGAGCTACTATTTCTGGAGCATTTGATTTTTCTCTATATTATACTTTATCAAAAATAATTCAAGAAAATCCTACTAATCAATATTCTACATTAAATTCGAGTGGTAGCATGGCAGGTTTAGCTGGGCAAATTGGGTTCTCTGAAAAAGCGGTTACTTTTGTTGATAATCATGATACCTTTGTTAAGGGTTCGGCTTTTTTAGGGTCAAACATTCCTAAAGCTTACGCTTATATTCTTACTCACCCTGGAATTCCATGTGTTTTTGCGCCACATTATTATGGAGGAACTTATGCTAAAGATGGCGTAACAAGAAATTATGGTACAGGTTATGCTTCTGAAATTAATAAATTAATGGCAATAAGGAAAACTACTGGAATAAATGCGTATAGCCATATTACCATTGATAAAGCGGAGGTTGGTTTATACGCTGCTTATATTAAAAAAAATGCATCAGATACAGAACCAGTAGTTGCTGTTAAAATCGGACCTTATTCTTGGACGCCTTCATTAGGAACAGGTTGGATTCTTTCTGCTTCTGGTGCTGATTATGCAGTTTGGACTAAAACAGCAATAAATGTTGCTCCAATTATTACTATAACTCCTTCTAGTAGCAAAAATGTTTCTGGAACAAATGTTACAGTTACTATTTCTGCAAGTGATGATAGTGAAAACGCTCCTACTATTAGATATACCTTAGATGGTTCAGAGCCTACAGTTTCATCACCACTTTATAGTTCTTCTTTTACAGTAAATTCTAATACTACTGTAAAAGCGGTAGCTTTTGATAATTTAGGTTTAAGTTCAGGAGTTGTAGAGAGAGCTTACACTTTTGAAACACTAAGAAATATTGTAGTAAGATTTAAACCGCCTACAACTACCCCAAATTGGCCATCACCAAAAATCTATTATTGGAATTATTCTCCATCTAATGCACTTCCTGCTGCAACTTGGGGAACTCCTATAAATATGACTGCAGATGTGGATAATCCAGGTTGGTTTAAATATACTTTCCCGAATGTTAGCCAAGTAAGTTTCTTATTCAGAGATGGAAGTTCTACTGGTACTTTAGGAGTAACCAAGACTGGTGATATTGTGAATGTAACTCAAGACTCTTGGTATGAATGGGATCCTACAAATTCTTTATTCGTGAAACAAGTGAGTTTGTCTACAGATGATCTAGCGGTGAATGCTAAAAAAGTAACCCTAGAAATTTTACAGAATCCTGCTTTAAACGGAGTAATTCGTGTGAGATATTCTAATGCAAAAGGTGGTAATCTTTATCTTTATGATTTGAGTGGTAAAATGCTTAAAACTCAAAAAGTTTCAGCCAATTCTGGAGATGATACTATTTCAGTAAGCAATTTACAAAGTGGTAATTATTTACTGATGCTGAAATCAGATCAAGGAATGTCTGTTTCAAAAGTAATTATCAAATAA